Part of the Streptomyces sp. RFCAC02 genome is shown below.
GCTGCCGGAGGGGCGCTGGGACGTGTTCCTCCCCCCGAAGGGGAAGCGCGTGCTGGCCGAGGTCGTGGAGCGGGCGGCGCTCGTCCACTCCCGGCCCCGCGTGACGGAGGACGGCGTCTCCGCCTGGCTGCCCTACCCGACGAAGTACGGCAACCTGACGCTCCGCACCTGGCTGCGACCGGTCCACGCGGAGGTCGAGCGGGTCGAGACGGGTCCGGACACCGCGAGCGTCACGGTCACCGTGCTCGGCCTCACCGACTGCAAGCCCGGCGAACTGACGGCGGTGGCGGCCGGGCGGCCCTTCGTCCCCAAGCCCGCCGCACCGGAGACGGCGGCCTCCGACACCCCGGCGGATCCCGACACACCCGCCGACGACTCCTCCCCGGCCCTCGACGACCCGGCCCTCGACGCCGCCGCGTTCGACCTCCCGGACCCCGCCGGCGAGAGCGCCCACGACGCGCCCGCCGAGGACACGGCGACCGCCGGCGGCACGCCCTCCGCCGAGATCCTGGCGGACGACATCGAGGTGGCCGTGTCCGTCCTGGACGCACCGGGGCACGACGGCCCCGCCATGGGCGCCGACGGGACCGAGCCACCCGGTCGGCTCAAGCTGTGCTTCCCGCTCACGGGCCTCCCGGCGGCCGGCGCGTGGACGGTGCGGCTGCTCACGCCGGACGGCACGGCCGTCCCGGTCGGCCGCATCGGCGGCGACGTGCCGGACCGGGCGCCCACGGACGTCTACCCGCTCGCCGGCCGGGACGGCGGCCTGCGGCTGGGCTTCAGCTCCGACAACGAACTGATCGCCGTCAGGCAGTGACCCGGGGGCGGGCCGGCCGGCCACCCTCCGTGCCCGCTTGTGTCGCCCGGTGGTGCGGGCGCGGTTACGGTGGACCGGAGGGCCACCCGGCCCGCACGACCGCGTGAACGGCCATGCCCCCCGGCCGGGAGGTGCCCCAGGTGGCTTCCCCACGACAAGGACCGCACACGAGGATGGGTGTGTTCACCCTCCTGATGGTCTACGTCGTGCTGATCTCCGTCGCGCAGGTCTGGGCGGCACAGGCAGGGGCGCCCCGTCTGGCCGGTTACTCCCTGCTCGCTCCTCTCGTGGCGGGGGCGCTGCTCCCGCTGCGCCAGACCCTGATCGTGGTCCTGGTGACCGTGGCCGCCATGTCCGTGACCTATGGGCTGGTCATCGACCATCTGGCTCCTTTCAGTCGTGTCCTGGCGATCGGCCTGGTGGCCATCACCTCCGTCGTGGGGCTGGTCGTCTGCCGCATCCGGCTGGAGAAGGAGGAGCGCATCGGCCGCCTGATGGTGGCCCGGGACCGGCTGCGGCTGCTGAGCGCCGCCAGTACCCGCATCGGGGCGACGCTGGACGTGGACCGCACCGCCTGGGAACTGGCCGAGGTGGCGGTGCCCGGCTTCGCCGACTTCATGGCCGTCGACCTCTTCGAGGGCGTGCTGGGCGGCGACGAGCCGCCCCCTGGTCCGGTGGACGGTCCCGTCGAGCTGCGGCGCGTCGCCCAGCGCTCCGTGCTCGGCGACACCCCCGAGGCGGTGTTGCGGCCGGGGGCCACCGCCATCTACCCCGAATCCTCCCTTCTGACGCAGAGCCTGATGCAGGGCCGCGCCGTCCTGACGAACCTGTCGAGCGGCGACGACACGGGCGAGTGGCTGACCCGGGACGACCGGCGGGCGGTCAAGGCCCGCCAGTACGGCTTCCACTCGGCGATCGCCGTGCCGCTGCTGGCCCGGGGCACCCCGCTCGGTGTCGCCATCTTCGTGCGGCACCGGCAGCAGCGGCCGTTCGACAGCGACGATGTGCTGCTGGCCGAGGAGATCGGCGCGCGGGCCGCGGTGTGCGTGGACAACGCCCGCCGGTTCACCCATGAGCACCGCACCTCGCTGACGCTCCAGCAGAGCCTCCTCCCGCGCCGGCTCCCGGACGTGTCGGCGGTCGAGGTGGCCACCCGCTACCTGCCGGCGACCGCCGGGGTGGGGGTGGGCGGCGACTGGTTCGACGTCATCCAGCTCTCCGGCGCTCGGGTGGCCCTGATCGTGGGCGATGTCGTCGGCCACGGGCTGTACGCCTCCGCCACCATGGGGCGTCTGCGGTCCGCCGTCCGGACCCTCGCCGACATCGACCTCCCTCCCGACGAACTGCTGACGCATGTGGACGACGTGCTGATCCGGCTGCGGGCGGAGACCGGCCAGGAGGAGGCGCGCGGCGAGATCGGCGCGACCTGCCTGTACGCGGTGTACGACCCGGTGTCGAAGACCTGCACGGTGGCCAGGGCGGGGCACCCCGCTCCGGCGACGGTGCTGCCGGACGGGCGGGTGGAGTTCATCGATGTCCCGGCCGGCCCGCCGCTCGGCCTGGGCGGCCTGCCGTTCGAGTCGACGCGGGTCTCCCTCCCGGAGGGCAGCCTCCTCGTCCTGTACACCAAGGGCCTTCTCAGCTCGGGTGACCCGGAGCTCGTGCGGCGCCCGCCCGGGACGCCGCCGGGCGGCGACCGCCCCCCGGCCCCGGATCGGCACCGGGACGACGCCCCCTCCACCGCTCCCGACGGCCGGGGCGACCAGGACGGCGGGCACGACCGCGTCCGGACGCCGGGCGACGAGGGCGGCCCCGCCCCGGACGGAGACGGCGGTGCCCACGACGCCCGGGGCACCATGGCCGAGGGAATGGTCCGGCTGCGCCGGGCGCTGACCGAGCCGGCCCCGACGCTGGAGCTCGCCTGCGACTCCGTGCTGAAGAGCATGCTGCCCGGCGGCCCCACCGACGACGTGGCCCTCCTGCTGGCGCGGACCCGTGCCCTGGACGCGTCGCACGTCGCCACCTGGGACATGCCGGGTGATCCGTCCTCGGTGGGCCGCGCCCGCGAGCTGGTGACGGGCCGGCTCCGGGAATGGGGTCTTGAGGAGGCCGTGTTCACCACCGAGCTGGTCATCAGCGAACTGGTCACCAACGCGATCCGGCACGCGGGCGGCCCGATCCAGCTCCGGGTCATCCGCGAGCGGTCGCTGATCTGCGAGGTGTCGGACACGTCGAGCACCTCACCGCATCTGCGCCGTGCCCGGAGCATGGACGAGAACGGGCGGGGCCTGTTCATCGTGGCGCAGCTCACCGACCGGTGGGGCACCCGGCAGACACCGGGCGGCAAGACGATCTGGGCCGAACTCCCGACCACCGGCGGGGAGGTGGCCGCGGTCGTAGGCTCGGCCGTATGACGGACGACCTGACCGCGCCCCTGGCGACCGGCCCTCTCGGCATGCGCCTCCTCGCCTTCGAACGCCTGCCGGAAGACGCGGAGTTCACCTCCGATCCGGTCGGCTACTGCCTGGTCGTGCTGCGGCACGCGGGCCGTCTCCTGCTCGTCCATGTGCGCCACCGCGACTGCTGGGAGCTGCCCGGCGGCGGTGTCGAGCCGGGCGAGACCCCGCGGCGGGCTGCGGCGCGCGAGCTGTGGGAGGAGTCGGGGCAGCGGATCGCCCCGGACGCGCTGGCCTTCGCCGGCTTCGCACGGACCTCGCTCCCGGACCGGCGCGTGCTGCGCGGCGCGGTCTTCACGGCGCACACGGACGCCCCCCTGCCGTACGAGCCGACCGACGAGATCTCGGCCATCCACTGGTGGGATCCGGCCACGCCGCCGCCCGCCGGACGCGTGCAGACCGTCGACACCCACCTGGCGACCCTCGTCGGCGACGGACCCGCGCACACCCCGGCATAGCCCCCGGAACCACCGCGACCTCCACCCCGAGTGACGAAGACCCCGACCGATGTAACGG
Proteins encoded:
- a CDS encoding SpoIIE family protein phosphatase, whose protein sequence is MGVFTLLMVYVVLISVAQVWAAQAGAPRLAGYSLLAPLVAGALLPLRQTLIVVLVTVAAMSVTYGLVIDHLAPFSRVLAIGLVAITSVVGLVVCRIRLEKEERIGRLMVARDRLRLLSAASTRIGATLDVDRTAWELAEVAVPGFADFMAVDLFEGVLGGDEPPPGPVDGPVELRRVAQRSVLGDTPEAVLRPGATAIYPESSLLTQSLMQGRAVLTNLSSGDDTGEWLTRDDRRAVKARQYGFHSAIAVPLLARGTPLGVAIFVRHRQQRPFDSDDVLLAEEIGARAAVCVDNARRFTHEHRTSLTLQQSLLPRRLPDVSAVEVATRYLPATAGVGVGGDWFDVIQLSGARVALIVGDVVGHGLYASATMGRLRSAVRTLADIDLPPDELLTHVDDVLIRLRAETGQEEARGEIGATCLYAVYDPVSKTCTVARAGHPAPATVLPDGRVEFIDVPAGPPLGLGGLPFESTRVSLPEGSLLVLYTKGLLSSGDPELVRRPPGTPPGGDRPPAPDRHRDDAPSTAPDGRGDQDGGHDRVRTPGDEGGPAPDGDGGAHDARGTMAEGMVRLRRALTEPAPTLELACDSVLKSMLPGGPTDDVALLLARTRALDASHVATWDMPGDPSSVGRARELVTGRLREWGLEEAVFTTELVISELVTNAIRHAGGPIQLRVIRERSLICEVSDTSSTSPHLRRARSMDENGRGLFIVAQLTDRWGTRQTPGGKTIWAELPTTGGEVAAVVGSAV
- a CDS encoding NUDIX domain-containing protein; this translates as MTDDLTAPLATGPLGMRLLAFERLPEDAEFTSDPVGYCLVVLRHAGRLLLVHVRHRDCWELPGGGVEPGETPRRAAARELWEESGQRIAPDALAFAGFARTSLPDRRVLRGAVFTAHTDAPLPYEPTDEISAIHWWDPATPPPAGRVQTVDTHLATLVGDGPAHTPA